The sequence gtatagtatttaatttcatagaaatagagttactatcaatgtaaaaaataataaaatcaagtatcaagtaagtttaatccacaaaataaatcaaacttttagggataccatagtaaaaaaatttgacgttgccgcgctttttcgttatcttcttttaTTAGCCAGACTATAAAAGAGTGGACACTTAACTAAAGAAGCAATTTGGCTCAACCGTCAACATTAAATATCATACGTGTATCATGTATGTGGGAAGGGGGACACCTAATTTACACTCGTGTGCTTTCTTTCTTGGATGTCGTATATTGTGTAGATTATGCTAGTCTTAGGATAAACATCAAACTCAAAATCAAATGTCAACTTTTTTTGCCATCCGTGCCATTTATTGCCCTAAAAAATTCCAAACCAAAACATGAAGAGATCTTTTCTATAATTAAACaaggttttaataatgtaagatACATAGATAACTTGTATTTAAACATATCAGTGATGGGCTACATTCAAAAGCTTAGTCAAAATAAATCAAGGTTAGTCTGCGGCTTTTTCCGAATGTTTGGAACATCGCCGAAGATCTTAACAAGCCACTATGATGCATTGGGGATCACACCAAACGCTACCCAGCGAGATATTAAATCTGCTTACTATAAATTGTCGAAAATGTACCATCCTGACCTGTCTACCGTAAGTTAACTTCTTAGACAAATCTCGTTACATCATAACatgtttaaattgaatttttatttttatagaacgaaGAATCGGCTAAAAAGTTTCGAGCCATCACTGAGGCCTATGAAGTTCTAGGAAATATAAATCTTAGGAAAATGTATGATAAAGGTATTTCAAATACAATCCCTTAATATCATTATGTCATATGGACTGTTATAGCATCATtacaatgtaataatattgattaatGGTTTACTATGTTGTAATTCCTATTACACATTCTGcatatgtattttgtaaaataatttaaaatttattgttttaaggaTTAATGGTTGGAAGGGATAGTTATTCTAGCATGAACTATAAACCTGATGTTGAGCCAACAGATCCTACTTTAAAGTTCTACAAGTCTAGGACAACACGCCATATAACACCAACAATTGATGGCAAGACACCTATATATGACTTTGATGCATGGTATATATTCACCTTTTAAACCTAGGACAATAGAGCTCCCTATTGGATTTCACTCTGGCATaatctattttaattctttacaCCGTTTATATAATCAATGTGAGGTTGTCAATTTTAAaccatttataaatataaaacatatctatttttattaaaggtcTCTATTTTTAGGTCTAAAGAACATTATGgagaaatattaaagaaaaatcagcgtgcaaaacatattattaggacaaaaaaagaaaatgctGATTTGTATTCACAAGCACGTCATCAGGAATCAATTGTTTACTTTATATCAGCTGTtggttttctatttattgttTTGGTAGCTTATGGCACGACAGATTATgatgaaaacaaaatagaaaatactaaaattaaagttGAATCGGAAAGTGCTTAAgagttaattaaaacaattcatGTGATATTTTAGTCATAGTAAAATTTgtcttatattaatttaatatttatatatatctacatATATTGATAATCTCAGACATGTCATGTAAATACCTCATAAAATAGAATACCTATTTTGTTCAAATAAAACGGGATTTGAatatttgtcttttatttcttttgtttttctcttaatagataaaacaatttataattgtaataaatttatagcTACAATGTTAAaatcattatatataacaattacttacataattaaaatttatttatttccatcaGATATACTTTCCTTACCTATGAATTGAGTAAATGATCACCTATTTACAAGCACCAATATCAAATGGACAGCTGTTATAAAATGCGTTTACACTGTATTACTTGAGCTGGAAACAGTTGACATAAATCTAGATTTTGCTAATAAAGAATAGAGTGcattctaatttaaaaattcatgaCAATTAGAAAATTATGTATTCACTCAGAAGCATTTAAACagtgtattaatttttaaataaatatggccacatggttttctttttttagatAATCTGATACTGCATAGTTTGTAGCTGCAGTTATACTGAACAGAGtcactttaaaaatgattaccATACATACCAGGCATAGGCATGTTTAAGGGACCCATTGGATAAGGGACACTTGGTACACCATGTGTACCATAGCTTGGATATGGCAGATAAGGTTTTGATACATCATTACCATAAGAACTCTGACCAGACCGCAGTAAGTCACTCATCTTTTCTGCTTTAAATTTCCTTAAATGCATTGACTTCCGAATTGG is a genomic window of Pieris napi chromosome 2, ilPieNapi1.2, whole genome shotgun sequence containing:
- the LOC125059997 gene encoding dnaJ homolog subfamily C member 30, mitochondrial; this translates as MWEGGHLIYTRVLSFLDVVYCVDYASLRINIKLKIKCQLFLPSVPFIALKNSKPKHEEIFSIIKQGFNNVRYIDNLYLNISVMGYIQKLSQNKSRLVCGFFRMFGTSPKILTSHYDALGITPNATQRDIKSAYYKLSKMYHPDLSTNEESAKKFRAITEAYEVLGNINLRKMYDKGLMVGRDSYSSMNYKPDVEPTDPTLKFYKSRTTRHITPTIDGKTPIYDFDAWSKEHYGEILKKNQRAKHIIRTKKENADLYSQARHQESIVYFISAVGFLFIVLVAYGTTDYDENKIENTKIKVESESA